Proteins from a single region of Murdochiella vaginalis:
- a CDS encoding TRAP transporter large permease, which translates to MLLMAFIIFLICLFIGVPIAFSLGVGSMLAILIDGSVSPMLVAQKLFTGVNSFSLMAIPFFMLAGELMEAGGISEKLVNIAKAFVGHITGGIGMVDIGTSTLFAGVSGSAAADTAAVGSMLIPSMINDGYPRGLAAVIQATAGSLGPIIPPSLTMIIYCSLTNLSIGEAFMAGVVPGLIIAFGTGFVTYHYAKKLKIKGGRKYTWKERGQALKDGFFAIIMPIIIIGGIVGGLFTPTESGAIACIYAFVISMFVYKKLKVSMLPGVLLKSASMTGMCLLIVAGASIFSWLVAYEQFPALIINFFTGLTDSKYIIMILLVLFLLFVGMFIETLSATIICAPILMPVAAQYGIEPIQFALIMVITLVYAGVTPPVGGVLFITMGIAKAKMKDVLPYLPAYLIAVVVSILLFIFVPQIALFLPHLLF; encoded by the coding sequence ATGCTGTTGATGGCGTTTATCATTTTCTTAATTTGCCTCTTTATTGGCGTACCGATTGCCTTTTCTCTGGGCGTTGGCTCGATGCTGGCCATCCTCATTGACGGCAGCGTTTCACCGATGTTGGTGGCGCAAAAGCTGTTTACGGGCGTCAACTCCTTCTCCCTCATGGCGATCCCGTTTTTCATGCTTGCCGGCGAATTGATGGAAGCGGGCGGCATTTCGGAGAAACTCGTGAATATTGCGAAGGCCTTTGTGGGGCATATCACGGGTGGCATCGGCATGGTGGATATCGGCACCAGTACGTTGTTCGCCGGTGTTTCCGGATCGGCAGCAGCGGACACGGCTGCGGTCGGATCGATGCTGATTCCTTCCATGATAAATGATGGTTATCCGCGCGGTTTAGCGGCCGTTATTCAGGCAACGGCGGGGTCTCTTGGCCCGATCATCCCGCCCAGTCTGACGATGATCATCTATTGTTCGCTGACCAACCTCTCCATTGGCGAAGCCTTTATGGCCGGCGTGGTTCCCGGTCTCATTATCGCCTTCGGTACGGGATTTGTTACGTATCACTATGCAAAGAAATTGAAGATCAAGGGTGGCAGAAAGTATACATGGAAAGAACGAGGACAAGCTCTGAAAGACGGTTTTTTTGCCATTATCATGCCTATCATCATCATCGGCGGTATCGTGGGCGGTTTATTTACGCCGACCGAATCCGGTGCGATCGCATGCATCTATGCGTTTGTTATTTCGATGTTTGTCTACAAGAAGCTGAAAGTGAGCATGCTGCCCGGCGTTTTGCTCAAGTCCGCATCCATGACCGGCATGTGTCTCTTAATTGTTGCCGGCGCTTCGATTTTCAGCTGGCTGGTAGCCTATGAGCAGTTCCCCGCGCTCATCATCAACTTCTTCACCGGTTTGACGGACAGCAAGTACATCATCATGATCCTTTTGGTGCTGTTCTTGCTCTTTGTCGGCATGTTCATTGAAACCTTGTCCGCAACCATTATCTGCGCACCGATTTTAATGCCGGTTGCTGCCCAGTATGGTATTGAGCCCATTCAGTTTGCATTGATCATGGTCATCACCTTGGTGTATGCGGGCGTGACTCCTCCGGTAGGAGGCGTGCTCTTCATTACGATGGGCATTGCGAAAGCGAAGATGAAGGATGTCCTGCCGTACTTACCGGCGTATTTGATTGCGGTTGTCGTGTCGATTCTGCTGTTTATCTTTGTGCCGCAAATTGCCCTGTTCCTGCCGCACTTGCTATTCTGA
- a CDS encoding TRAP transporter small permease: MTKLLDTLRKITNGIVVFFFALVVIVVSAQVFARFVLSTSIRWADEFSRFAFVWVIYLGGAITIRDGRNVCFDLFLEAQHGKRWKIMYTAVFLASTLFLVLVTYFGILVCQSLVGETSPIMQLPMSLVSLCIPVGGALMIFEEIASYLRHKDDRTAIEQEVQ, encoded by the coding sequence ATGACGAAACTACTCGATACACTACGAAAAATTACGAACGGAATCGTCGTCTTCTTTTTTGCCCTCGTGGTTATTGTCGTGTCTGCACAAGTTTTTGCGCGTTTTGTCCTCAGCACATCGATTCGCTGGGCGGATGAATTTTCACGTTTTGCGTTTGTGTGGGTGATTTATTTGGGCGGAGCGATTACGATTCGCGATGGACGCAATGTTTGCTTCGATCTGTTTCTCGAAGCACAGCATGGAAAAAGATGGAAAATAATGTATACCGCGGTATTTCTGGCTTCTACGCTGTTTTTGGTGTTGGTGACCTATTTTGGTATTTTGGTTTGCCAATCTCTTGTAGGAGAAACGTCTCCCATTATGCAGTTACCGATGTCGCTGGTTAGTCTCTGTATTCCCGTGGGAGGAGCGCTCATGATTTTTGAAGAGATTGCTTCCTATCTTCGGCATAAAGACGATCGCACCGCAATCGAACAGGAGGTGCAATAA
- a CDS encoding TRAP transporter substrate-binding protein, which produces MKAKKMWGLLMVAVLAIGLTACGGKKPAEDKNSDTKTGTQTDAGAKWDAKAEIEKALATLETGDPVANVEEKTLTLSSHCTEMDSNYVYATAFKNAVEKLSDGKMKVTVYGNGQLFGQADALQATQQGTLDIANSDTALLANYNPKASMLDLPYLIKNRDQAVKLAKSKEINKDISEWIEDSGMHLLSIMPLNFRNALMKDPNINSFESFKGITMRTPEAPHTIAAFRAFQANPTVIPSGEAYTAVQTGVADGLEGHAEYMVLQKFYEVAKNYVQTKHVFTFTDYVMSKKIYDGLSDAQKQVIDRAADAALDVFLHYTEKLFPAMEDELKKDGATFTEVDLKPFIEAVKSYNEDYIQKNDLKEVYDIVNSYE; this is translated from the coding sequence ATGAAAGCAAAAAAAATGTGGGGTCTACTCATGGTCGCTGTTCTGGCGATCGGCCTAACCGCTTGTGGAGGGAAAAAGCCGGCGGAGGACAAGAACTCGGATACCAAGACCGGGACACAAACGGATGCGGGTGCGAAATGGGATGCCAAAGCAGAAATTGAAAAAGCACTTGCGACGTTGGAAACCGGCGATCCGGTTGCAAACGTAGAAGAAAAGACATTAACGCTTTCCTCACACTGCACCGAGATGGATTCGAACTATGTCTATGCGACAGCCTTCAAAAACGCGGTTGAAAAGCTTTCGGACGGCAAAATGAAGGTTACGGTGTATGGCAACGGACAGCTTTTCGGACAGGCCGATGCGTTGCAGGCAACCCAGCAAGGAACATTGGACATTGCCAACTCCGACACGGCGCTCTTGGCAAACTATAACCCCAAGGCGAGCATGTTGGATCTGCCGTATCTGATCAAAAATCGCGACCAGGCGGTTAAGCTGGCGAAAAGCAAAGAGATCAACAAAGACATTTCGGAATGGATTGAAGATTCCGGCATGCACCTTTTATCCATTATGCCGCTCAACTTCCGTAATGCTTTGATGAAAGACCCCAATATCAACTCGTTCGAATCCTTCAAAGGTATTACGATGCGTACGCCTGAGGCACCGCATACGATTGCCGCGTTCCGCGCATTCCAGGCGAACCCGACGGTAATCCCTTCCGGTGAAGCGTATACCGCCGTTCAGACCGGTGTCGCGGACGGCCTGGAAGGTCATGCCGAGTACATGGTATTGCAGAAGTTCTATGAAGTGGCGAAGAACTATGTACAAACGAAACACGTCTTTACCTTTACGGACTACGTCATGAGCAAGAAAATTTATGATGGTTTGTCGGATGCACAGAAGCAGGTTATTGACCGAGCGGCGGATGCAGCACTGGATGTTTTCCTGCACTACACCGAGAAACTCTTCCCCGCCATGGAAGATGAACTGAAGAAGGATGGCGCAACGTTTACGGAAGTGGATCTGAAGCCTTTCATCGAAGCCGTAAAGAGCTATAACGAAGACTACATTCAAAAGAATGATCTGAAAGAGGTTTATGACATCGTAAATTCCTACGAATAA
- the iolC gene encoding 5-dehydro-2-deoxygluconokinase — translation MKYIEFPQDRSIDLIALGRIAVDFNPIDYNRPLEDSVEFRKYVGGSPSNIAIGLARLGKKVGFIGKISDDQMGTFVENTFKAEGIDTSNVVRATGGEKIGLTFTEILSETESSILMYRKEVADLKLDVDEVSEDYIKKAKAIEISGTALSESPSREAALKAMFLALKHGTKIIFDIDYRAYSWKNEDEIAIYYSIVASHSDVILGSREEFDKAERLIAQGMNDRQSADYWLSQGASVVVIKHGKKGSTAYTKDGESYSIKPFPVKALKGFGGGDGYAAAFLYGLFEGMEMIDCLEMGSAEAAMLVASHACSADMPTMEELQEFIARVKEEYGEMVARV, via the coding sequence GTGAAGTATATCGAGTTTCCGCAGGATCGTTCCATCGATTTGATTGCCTTGGGGCGCATTGCCGTGGACTTTAATCCCATCGATTACAATCGCCCGCTTGAGGACAGCGTGGAATTTCGAAAATATGTTGGCGGTTCCCCTTCCAACATTGCCATCGGCTTGGCCAGATTAGGGAAAAAGGTCGGCTTTATCGGCAAGATTTCGGATGATCAGATGGGAACCTTTGTCGAGAACACCTTTAAAGCAGAAGGTATTGATACCTCAAATGTAGTTCGCGCTACGGGCGGCGAGAAGATCGGCCTTACCTTTACGGAGATTTTGAGCGAAACCGAAAGCAGCATCCTCATGTACCGTAAAGAGGTGGCGGATTTAAAACTCGACGTCGATGAGGTCTCGGAAGACTATATTAAAAAGGCAAAAGCGATTGAAATTTCCGGCACAGCATTGTCCGAATCGCCTTCGCGAGAAGCAGCGCTGAAAGCAATGTTTCTGGCATTGAAGCACGGCACCAAAATCATCTTTGATATTGATTACCGCGCATATTCTTGGAAAAACGAGGATGAGATTGCGATTTACTACTCGATCGTAGCTTCCCATTCAGATGTCATCTTAGGTTCCAGGGAAGAGTTTGACAAAGCGGAAAGATTGATCGCCCAAGGTATGAACGATCGCCAAAGTGCGGACTACTGGTTGAGCCAAGGCGCATCCGTGGTCGTGATTAAGCATGGCAAAAAGGGATCGACCGCCTACACCAAAGATGGCGAAAGCTATTCCATTAAACCGTTTCCGGTTAAGGCCCTTAAAGGCTTTGGAGGCGGAGATGGTTACGCAGCCGCCTTCCTGTATGGCTTGTTTGAAGGAATGGAGATGATCGACTGCTTGGAAATGGGCAGCGCAGAGGCAGCGATGTTGGTAGCCAGCCACGCTTGTAGTGCTGATATGCCCACGATGGAGGAACTCCAAGAATTCATTGCTCGTGTAAAAGAGGAATATGGTGAAATGGTAGCACGCGTATAA
- a CDS encoding ketose-bisphosphate aldolase: MKVTLKTLLEKAEKENSAVGCFTVPNMEILMATISAAEEKQTPIVIQIAEGRLAHSPLHYLGPMMVHAAEEAKVPICVHLDHGLTEDTIRQALDLGFSSVMYDGSRNAIAENIAKTQRITELARQYGASVEAEIGSIGGKEATDNVETVQYTSLEDVKRFSNECDVDALAVAIGNAHGHYKGTPKLNMPLLQQLARASAFPLVLHGGSGISAEQFRACIDHGIRKINIATGVLDAYVEGLREALKNNPSCTFYQVNEYGRKHAQEEVKRHITVFNNKEVLA, translated from the coding sequence TTGAAGGTTACATTAAAAACGCTGCTGGAAAAAGCAGAGAAAGAAAATTCCGCCGTCGGCTGTTTTACGGTACCCAACATGGAAATTTTGATGGCCACCATTTCGGCAGCGGAAGAGAAGCAAACTCCGATTGTGATCCAGATTGCGGAAGGAAGACTGGCACATTCTCCCTTACACTATCTCGGCCCGATGATGGTGCATGCGGCAGAGGAGGCAAAAGTGCCGATCTGTGTGCATTTGGATCATGGACTGACCGAAGACACCATTCGCCAAGCGCTGGATTTAGGATTCAGCTCGGTCATGTATGACGGTTCGCGAAACGCTATTGCCGAAAATATAGCCAAGACACAGCGCATTACCGAGCTGGCGAGGCAATATGGAGCATCGGTAGAGGCGGAAATCGGGTCCATCGGCGGAAAAGAGGCGACGGACAACGTAGAAACCGTTCAATATACTTCTTTGGAAGACGTGAAAAGGTTTTCGAATGAATGCGACGTCGATGCGCTAGCCGTTGCAATCGGCAATGCGCATGGGCATTACAAGGGAACACCCAAGCTGAATATGCCGCTTTTGCAACAGCTGGCGAGGGCATCCGCCTTCCCTCTGGTCTTACACGGTGGAAGCGGCATCAGCGCCGAACAGTTTCGGGCCTGCATCGATCACGGCATTCGAAAGATCAACATTGCGACAGGTGTACTCGATGCGTACGTCGAAGGTTTGCGAGAAGCTCTAAAGAACAACCCTTCTTGTACGTTTTATCAGGTCAATGAATACGGTCGAAAGCATGCACAGGAAGAAGTGAAACGGCACATCACCGTTTTCAACAACAAGGAGGTATTAGCGTGA
- a CDS encoding DeoR/GlpR family DNA-binding transcription regulator has protein sequence MKKERLLELEKFIDQNGLVTIDELCDQFQVSLSTIRRDLDTLAAEKSIQKVYGGARSIKNTEEGSSLLKSYDERHSAHALEKQIIAKQAASFIEENDIIFIDTGSSTVPIMDFLRPFHHLTIITNSILVLLRGLEYPNLTVVGLPGLVKSKTASLVGASCLEAIEAYNSVLKSFMACSAIDLAHGASNSSLEEFEIKKKIIAYSHKKYLLVDHSKFDHVALKTFAEIQDFDGIITDVAPRQEYVQHCDANQVRLYIANV, from the coding sequence ATGAAAAAAGAGCGCTTATTAGAGTTGGAAAAATTTATTGATCAAAACGGTCTTGTTACTATTGACGAATTGTGCGATCAATTTCAGGTATCTCTGAGCACGATTCGACGCGACCTAGATACGTTAGCTGCCGAAAAGAGTATTCAGAAAGTTTACGGCGGAGCACGATCAATAAAAAATACCGAAGAAGGTTCGTCCCTTCTGAAGTCGTACGACGAACGTCATTCTGCGCATGCCTTAGAGAAACAAATCATCGCTAAGCAGGCGGCTTCTTTCATCGAAGAAAATGACATCATTTTTATCGATACCGGCAGCTCAACGGTTCCCATTATGGATTTTCTCCGTCCATTTCATCATTTAACCATCATTACCAATAGTATTTTGGTGTTATTACGCGGGCTGGAATATCCCAATCTAACGGTTGTAGGACTGCCCGGACTTGTAAAAAGCAAAACAGCTTCTTTGGTTGGAGCCTCATGCCTTGAAGCTATTGAAGCCTATAACTCTGTGTTAAAGTCCTTTATGGCTTGCTCAGCCATTGACCTCGCCCATGGCGCAAGCAACTCCTCTTTAGAAGAATTTGAGATCAAAAAAAAGATTATTGCCTACAGCCATAAAAAATATCTTCTGGTGGACCATTCCAAGTTCGACCACGTCGCCCTAAAAACTTTTGCCGAAATTCAGGATTTTGACGGCATTATTACCGATGTAGCTCCCCGGCAAGAGTACGTGCAACATTGTGATGCAAATCAGGTTCGTTTATATATTGCTAATGTGTAA
- a CDS encoding dimethylarginine dimethylaminohydrolase family protein has translation MKYHNAIVRKPARSMVEGITTGMFSTKTPVYEKALLQHAAYVSALQELGVEVLVLEPLEQYPDSCFVEDPAVVMKECAIVTNSPAPSRHGEKEEIIAALEKYYSPEHIFALTPPGNMEGGDVLQVGKQFYIGLSERTNAEGVRQFSDIVAPFGYSVTAVPVTEGLHLKDFAVYLDHRDLLVSEAMNEQEAFADFDRFVVPREELYAINSLWINGTVLVPKGNPITQKHIETRGYPVKVVDTDEFKKIDGSLTCLSLRF, from the coding sequence ATGAAGTATCATAACGCCATTGTTCGCAAACCTGCCCGATCTATGGTGGAAGGTATTACGACCGGCATGTTCAGCACGAAAACGCCGGTATATGAAAAAGCATTGTTGCAGCATGCTGCCTATGTTTCCGCACTACAGGAACTGGGTGTGGAGGTGCTGGTGTTAGAACCGCTGGAACAATACCCTGATTCGTGTTTTGTGGAAGATCCGGCAGTGGTTATGAAGGAATGCGCTATCGTAACCAATTCTCCGGCGCCATCGCGCCATGGCGAAAAAGAGGAAATTATCGCTGCCCTGGAAAAGTATTATTCTCCTGAACATATTTTTGCGCTTACTCCTCCGGGAAACATGGAAGGGGGAGATGTCTTACAAGTGGGCAAGCAGTTTTATATCGGGCTTTCCGAGCGCACGAATGCGGAAGGCGTACGTCAGTTCTCCGACATCGTGGCTCCTTTCGGCTACAGCGTTACGGCCGTTCCCGTGACGGAAGGTCTGCATCTGAAGGATTTTGCCGTGTATTTGGACCATCGCGATCTTTTGGTGAGCGAAGCAATGAACGAGCAGGAGGCCTTTGCCGATTTTGATCGCTTTGTCGTTCCGCGTGAGGAGCTATACGCCATCAACAGTTTATGGATCAATGGTACGGTACTGGTTCCCAAGGGCAATCCGATTACACAGAAGCATATTGAAACTAGGGGTTATCCGGTCAAAGTGGTGGATACCGACGAGTTCAAAAAAATTGACGGCAGTTTGACCTGTCTTTCCCTACGATTTTAG
- a CDS encoding electron transfer flavoprotein subunit alpha/FixB family protein, which produces MNLQDYKGVMTFAEQVEGKLTNVSLELIGKGRELAKDLNTNVTAVLVGENMADLAQTLIEYGADRVIVADDPELKYYRTEPYTQVLANVINEYKPEAMLVGATAIGRDLGPRLAGRIHTGLTADCTKLEIDPENKELRMTRPAFGGNLMATILCSNHRPQMATVRPGVMVKEIRDHNRKGEIIAYTKPIEKNKCFVEIEDVVKAVHKKVDIQEAKILVSGGRGMGGPENFKILQDLADALGGEVSSSRAAVDAGWTPKEIQVGQTGKTVRPTLYIACGISGAIQHLAGMEESDYIIAINKDSAAPIFNVADVGIVGDLFQIVPKLTEKVKEDRAKSAEQ; this is translated from the coding sequence ATGAATTTACAGGATTATAAAGGGGTCATGACCTTTGCCGAGCAGGTGGAAGGAAAGTTGACCAATGTTTCGTTGGAATTAATCGGTAAAGGCCGCGAATTGGCCAAAGATCTGAATACCAACGTTACGGCCGTTCTCGTCGGCGAAAACATGGCGGATCTGGCCCAAACGCTCATCGAATACGGCGCGGATCGCGTCATCGTTGCGGATGATCCAGAACTCAAATACTATCGCACCGAGCCGTACACACAGGTGCTCGCCAACGTCATCAACGAATATAAACCGGAAGCGATGCTGGTTGGCGCAACCGCCATTGGCCGCGATCTGGGACCGCGCCTTGCCGGTCGCATTCACACCGGTCTTACAGCAGACTGCACCAAGCTGGAAATCGATCCGGAAAATAAAGAACTGCGCATGACCCGTCCGGCATTCGGCGGCAACCTCATGGCGACGATTCTTTGCTCCAACCATCGTCCGCAAATGGCGACGGTTCGTCCGGGCGTTATGGTCAAGGAAATTCGCGATCACAACCGCAAGGGCGAGATCATTGCCTACACGAAGCCGATCGAGAAGAATAAGTGCTTTGTGGAGATTGAAGATGTGGTCAAAGCCGTTCACAAGAAGGTGGACATTCAGGAAGCGAAAATCCTGGTTTCCGGCGGCCGTGGTATGGGCGGCCCGGAAAACTTCAAGATTTTGCAGGATCTGGCGGATGCCCTCGGCGGCGAAGTCTCCAGCTCCCGTGCTGCGGTAGATGCCGGTTGGACACCCAAGGAAATTCAGGTCGGTCAGACCGGAAAAACCGTCCGTCCGACGCTCTACATCGCCTGCGGTATCTCCGGCGCGATCCAGCACTTGGCCGGTATGGAAGAATCCGATTACATCATCGCGATCAACAAAGACTCTGCGGCCCCGATCTTTAACGTCGCGGACGTCGGCATAGTTGGTGATCTGTTCCAGATTGTGCCGAAGCTGACCGAGAAGGTGAAAGAAGACCGTGCGAAGAGCGCGGAGCAATAA
- a CDS encoding electron transfer flavoprotein subunit beta/FixA family protein — translation MKIVVCIKQVPDTNEVRIDPVKGTLIRDGVPSIMNPDDKAALEFALSIKDKTPDTHIDVVSMGPPQAEAILHEALAMGADDAYLVTDRAFGGADTWATSSTIAAAVSKIDYDLIICGRQAIDGDTAQVGPEMSEHLGIPNISYAASLEVDGDSVLVKRQYDDGYHMVRAKMPCLVTALQEAVSPRYMTPGAIFDAFDNYEITRWTRADVPVEDSNIGLAGSPTRVAQSFPKAVKAPGMKIEKGVDESVQFILDRLHDKYVL, via the coding sequence ATGAAAATTGTAGTTTGCATTAAACAAGTGCCGGATACCAATGAGGTGCGCATCGATCCGGTAAAGGGCACCCTCATTCGCGATGGCGTTCCCTCGATCATGAATCCGGATGATAAAGCGGCGCTGGAATTTGCGCTTTCCATCAAAGATAAAACGCCGGATACGCACATTGACGTAGTTTCCATGGGACCGCCGCAGGCGGAAGCCATTCTGCACGAAGCGCTCGCCATGGGCGCGGACGATGCGTATCTGGTTACCGACCGTGCTTTCGGCGGTGCGGATACATGGGCGACCTCTTCGACGATTGCCGCTGCGGTTTCAAAAATTGACTACGACCTGATCATTTGCGGTCGTCAGGCGATCGATGGCGATACGGCGCAGGTCGGCCCGGAAATGTCCGAGCACCTCGGCATTCCTAACATTTCCTATGCAGCAAGCTTGGAAGTGGATGGCGACAGCGTTCTTGTTAAGCGTCAGTATGATGACGGCTACCACATGGTTCGCGCTAAGATGCCTTGCCTTGTTACGGCTTTGCAGGAGGCAGTCTCCCCGCGTTATATGACGCCGGGCGCCATCTTCGATGCCTTTGATAACTATGAAATAACCCGCTGGACCCGTGCGGACGTACCCGTGGAAGACTCCAATATCGGTCTTGCCGGATCGCCGACGCGCGTGGCGCAGTCTTTCCCGAAGGCGGTTAAGGCGCCGGGTATGAAGATTGAAAAGGGCGTCGATGAATCGGTCCAGTTCATTTTGGATCGTCTGCATGATAAGTACGTACTGTAA
- a CDS encoding acyl-CoA dehydrogenase encodes MDFTLSEKHKMAQQLFRDFSLAEVKPLAQEIDKEHRFPEETVAKMAKYGFLGIPFAKEYGGQGCDTLTYAMCVEELSRHCASTGVIVSAHTSLCASLIEKFGSEQQKQKYLIPLAKGEKLGAFGLTEPEAGTDAAGQQTTAVLDGEEYVINGSKIFITNAGYADVYCIFAMTDRTKGNHGISCFILEKGMEGFSFGIAEDKMGIHASSTRELIFNNVRVPKENLVGKEGKGFGIAMGTLDGGRIGIAAQALGIAQGALDIAKEYVKERKQFGRPLAKFQNTQFKLAEMEIEVQAARMLVYRAAIAKDTQKRYSVEAATAKLKAARTASWVTNRAVQLLGGYGYMVDYDVERMMRDAKITEIYEGTSEVMLMVVGGDLLK; translated from the coding sequence ATGGATTTTACGTTAAGTGAAAAGCACAAGATGGCGCAACAGCTGTTTCGTGACTTTTCTCTGGCAGAGGTGAAGCCGCTTGCCCAGGAAATCGATAAAGAGCATCGTTTTCCGGAAGAAACGGTCGCCAAGATGGCGAAATACGGATTTTTAGGCATTCCCTTTGCGAAGGAATACGGCGGACAGGGTTGTGACACGCTTACATACGCTATGTGCGTTGAAGAGTTGTCTCGTCATTGCGCATCGACGGGCGTTATTGTTTCCGCACATACCTCACTTTGCGCGAGCCTGATCGAAAAATTCGGTTCCGAACAACAAAAACAGAAATATCTCATTCCGCTGGCCAAAGGCGAAAAGTTAGGCGCATTCGGTCTGACCGAACCGGAAGCTGGTACGGATGCAGCCGGTCAGCAGACGACGGCGGTGTTGGACGGTGAGGAATATGTCATCAACGGCTCCAAGATCTTTATCACGAACGCGGGCTATGCGGATGTGTACTGCATTTTTGCCATGACGGATCGCACCAAAGGCAACCACGGCATTTCCTGCTTCATCCTGGAAAAGGGCATGGAAGGTTTCTCCTTCGGCATTGCCGAAGACAAGATGGGCATTCACGCCTCCTCCACTCGCGAATTGATTTTCAACAACGTACGTGTCCCGAAGGAAAACTTGGTCGGCAAAGAGGGCAAGGGATTCGGTATCGCGATGGGTACGCTGGACGGCGGCCGTATCGGTATCGCCGCGCAGGCGCTGGGCATTGCACAGGGCGCGCTGGATATCGCCAAAGAGTACGTTAAAGAGCGTAAACAGTTCGGACGTCCGCTTGCTAAGTTCCAGAACACCCAGTTCAAGCTGGCGGAGATGGAAATTGAAGTACAGGCGGCTCGCATGCTTGTCTATCGCGCGGCCATCGCAAAAGATACGCAGAAACGCTACAGCGTCGAAGCGGCTACGGCAAAACTGAAAGCGGCTCGTACAGCTTCTTGGGTCACGAATCGCGCAGTTCAGCTGCTCGGCGGCTACGGCTACATGGTGGATTACGATGTGGAACGCATGATGCGTGATGCCAAGATCACGGAAATCTACGAAGGCACGTCGGAAGTTATGCTCATGGTGGTCGGTGGCGACCTGTTGAAATAG
- a CDS encoding enoyl-CoA hydratase-related protein: MGIIQRERRGEIEILTLHRPEALNALNSAELQELEDTIDAIDLEAVRVVILTGAGDKAFVAGADIAQMKDLGETEARSYAELGHRIMRKLETLPVPVIAAVNGYALGGGNELAMSCDIRYASENAIFGQPEVGLGITPGFGGTQRLARLIGSRSKANEMLLSGRTINAEEALRIGLVSAVFPQQELMAQAMKLAETIAKNAPIAVRKTKAALQKGMDLPLEEGLKREVDAFANCFTTHDQVEGMTAFLEKRKEKHFTNQ, from the coding sequence ATGGGCATCATTCAACGTGAGCGAAGAGGCGAGATCGAGATTCTCACGTTACATCGTCCGGAGGCACTGAACGCTTTAAATAGCGCAGAGCTTCAGGAATTAGAGGACACCATTGATGCGATTGACCTGGAGGCGGTGCGTGTCGTCATCCTGACGGGCGCGGGCGATAAAGCGTTCGTGGCAGGTGCCGATATTGCGCAGATGAAGGATTTGGGGGAAACGGAAGCCCGGTCCTATGCGGAATTAGGCCATCGGATTATGCGAAAGCTGGAGACTTTGCCTGTTCCTGTGATCGCAGCGGTAAACGGTTATGCGCTTGGCGGCGGCAATGAGCTTGCGATGAGCTGCGATATCCGCTATGCCTCGGAAAACGCGATCTTCGGGCAACCGGAAGTCGGCCTGGGCATTACACCCGGCTTTGGCGGAACACAGCGTTTAGCGCGTCTGATCGGCTCGCGGTCCAAAGCCAATGAAATGCTCTTGTCGGGACGTACCATCAATGCAGAAGAGGCCTTGCGCATCGGTTTGGTGAGCGCGGTTTTTCCGCAACAAGAACTGATGGCACAGGCGATGAAGCTTGCAGAGACCATTGCCAAGAACGCTCCCATCGCGGTTCGAAAGACCAAAGCGGCGCTACAGAAAGGCATGGACCTTCCTTTGGAAGAAGGCCTCAAGAGGGAAGTGGATGCCTTTGCAAATTGCTTTACGACGCACGATCAGGTCGAAGGCATGACCGCTTTCTTAGAAAAGCGAAAAGAGAAACATTTTACCAATCAATAA